A stretch of the Nothobranchius furzeri strain GRZ-AD chromosome 5, NfurGRZ-RIMD1, whole genome shotgun sequence genome encodes the following:
- the LOC107379692 gene encoding transmembrane protein 100 — MTATMETLDPSALTDVPSTVSFQCTPETVTLPKGVVSVVGITVVTGGVELSCRSCMMAFAFWGALIGFSCVAVGLWDQLSQLQAGVSHLLGLGFVILAFSFVMVASTALFHVLTKKKRMIIREERQDGKQVLVEGEEVIKKVTV; from the coding sequence ATGACAGCCACGATGGAAACCCTTGATCCTTCAGCTTTAACAGATGTCCCCTCGACCGTCTCCTTCCAGTGCACACCAGAGACGGTGACCCTACCTAAAGGAGTTGTCTCGGTGGTAGGCATCACCGTGGTGACTGGGGGTGTGGAGCTCTCCTGTCGATCCTGCATGATGGCCTTTGCATTTTGGGGGGCGCTGATTGGTTTCAGCTGTGTGGCCGTGGGGCTGTGGGACCAGTTGAGTCAGCTGCAGGCAGGAGTCTCTCATCTACTGGGACTTGGGTTTGTGATTCTGGCCTTCAGCTTTGTGATGGTGGCCAGCACAGCATTGTTTCACGTCCTGACGAAGAAGAAGAGAATGATTATACGAGAGGAAAGACAGGATGGCAAACAAGTTCTTGTGGAGGGTGAAGAAGTGATTAAAAAAGTCACAGTATAA
- the si:dkey-17m8.1 gene encoding C-Jun-amino-terminal kinase-interacting protein 4 isoform X3, with amino-acid sequence MKVTLETVVERYLELDDQIEQERRAIKGREKERERRERELERKAREQADQLVALEEQKANLSRELSTLRHTHNKLSHSHRELLEKRKDSERESLLRNHVRFRNADFRSQVSSESKFNEKNIQRPHSNSGPPRFEDLAIKEEKVNDINENCAVDAFVSDIISSTPELIQFHDHVKESTPIKTSTDAPLKELESSLEEERKKVEELKVEEKKEGEVEKKDQEEDKEVDEDDSMEWDLRNTDSVFSELSELSRDYVESVDQGANVRGGTDQFEEILAQFEDLKVAHESVEAARKALISRVVELTDDRAALTLEVATLQETVERLEGRLKERDEEIKRVRKELESCQSEDPDASLSTSMRHFSRSEMARVVMEKNQYKQRLFELQEAVRHSQTLRATKGEKFTEEKQSSVWRKFNRLFGLTKVPLVPPSASALVQQTSPAFNRPPLGTPQPPLISQTQSDFLHRSPSSTVISPRLRRKELYREIRSQIWGILGKRQIHGWSVSLASTQEASEPIPEPKDVPVLVQLRLLDQRDSTAKINCAAAVPPETSGEASCSVWVISGPASCSDITVIDPARSNTVLDQFSLPPTAPALCMCAVPPIDNSSGTVWIGTQEGSILIHSASANRRCCLQSACLSEGVHSLMYSNGRVVAGLGDGTLAFFSHTSDGWNLQSHTVMALGANPLQPVRCCLAKSGRLWVGYWNKVHVVDMESRKVEQIFSVSERSEQQVRFLCAAGSGVWASCRLDPVIRLFDWSTGRPLQEVDLTSLVTKTLGQPFLSLSPLQISCLTIISGRLWVGTGGGAIFSIPLSITSEDISIPYCSTASTQLSYHGHRQAVRFIIAAPGCLITSPGSSQVTPAQLILSGGEGYINFRIGDDGSDESIEVSQASPQRSERSHLIIWQTPSVPSPAL; translated from the exons ATGAAAGTCACCCTGGAGACAGTCGTGGAG CGGTATCTGGAGTTGGATGACCAAATCGAACAAGAGCGGAGAGCCATTAAGGGGAGAGAGAAGGAGCGAGAACGCAGAGAGAGAGAACTGGAGAGGAAAGCCCGAGAACAGGCTGATCagt TGGTGGCCTTGGAGGAGCAAAAAGCCAATCTGAGTAGAGAGCTGAGTACACTGAGGCACACTCACAACAAG CTGAGCCACTCACACCGGGAACTTCTAGAGAAGAGGAAGGACTCTGAACGGGAGTCTCTTTTAAG gaATCATGTGCGTTTCAGGAATGCCGACTTTCGGTCTCAAGTCTCGTCCGAATCCAAATTCAACGAAAAG AATATTCAGCGACCACATTCCAATTCCGGTCCTCCGCGTTTTGAAGATCTTGCAATCAAGGAAGAAAAAGTGAACGATATTAATGAGAACTGTGCTGTGGATGCGTTTGTCTCCGACATCATCAGCTCCACACCTGAGCTGATTCAGTTTCATGATCATGTAAAAGAGAG CACTCCTATTAAAACGAGTACTGATGCACCTCTAAAAGAGCTGGAGAGCAGCTTGGAGGAGGAACGGAAgaaggtggaggagctgaaagtgGAAGAGAAGAAGGAAGGGGAGGTGGAGAAAAAGGACCAGGAGGAGGACAAGGAGGTGGATGAAGATGACAGCATGGAGTGGGATCTCCGGAATACAGACTCGGTTTTCTCTGAGCTGTCAGAACTGAGTCGGGATTATGTGGAGAGTGTTGACCAAGGGGCCAACGTTCGAG GTGGTACCGACCAGTTTGAGGAGATTCTCGCTCAGTTTGAGGATCTGAAAGTTGCCCA TGAATCGGTTGAAGCTGCTCGTAAAGCGCTGATATCTCGAGTCGTCGAGCTGACCGACGATCGCGCTGCCCTCACCCTGGAAGTGGCGACTCTTCAGGAAACCGTGGAGAGACTAGAGGGACGGCTGAAGGAGAGAGACGAGGAGATCAAGAG AGTGCGGAAAGAACTGGAATCGTGTCAGTCTGAAGATCCTGAT gCCTCTCTGTCAACATCCATGCGTCACTTTTCCCGTTCTGAAATGGCCCGTGTGGTCATGGAGAAGAATCAGTACAAACAGCGTCTGTTTGAGCTGCAGGAGGCCGTCAGACACAGTCAGACTCTCAG AGCAACAAAAGGGGAGAAGTTTACAGAAGAAAAACAATCAAGTGTTTGGAGAAA ATTCAACCGCTTGTTTGGTCTCACCAAGGTGCCACTGGTCCCACCTTCAGCGTCCGCATTGGTGCAGCAAACCTCCCCAGCGTTTAACCGCCCTCCTCTAGGGACTCCACAGCCACCGCTCATCAGCCAAACACAGAGCGA TTTTCTTCACAGATCCCCTTCTTCAACCGTTATTTCACCACGACTCAGAAGGAAGGAGCTCTACAGAGAAATCCGCTCTCAGATCTGGGGGATTCTGGGAAAGCGTCAGATCCATGGCTGGAGTGTGTCGCTGGCGAGCACACAG GAGGCCAGTGAACCCATACCAGAACCTAAAGATGTTCCTGTGTTGGTTCAGCTCAGACTGTTGGATCAGAGAGACTCCACCGCTAAG ATCAACTGTGCTGCAGCAGTCCCTCCTGAGACGTCAGGAGAAGCCTCG TGTTCTGTATGGGTCatctctggtcccgcctcctgcagTGACATCACAGTGATCGATCCGGCTAGGTCTAACACCGTGCTGGACCAGTTCagtcttccccccacagcccccgCCCTCTGTATGTGTGCTGTTCCTCCTATAG ATAACTCCTCAGGGACGGTGTGGATCGGAACGCAGGAAGGAAG TATTCTTATACACTCGGCCTCTGCGAACAGGAGGTGCTGTCTGCAGTCAGCATGTCTCTCAGAGGGAGTTCATTCACTCAT GTATTCCAACGGTCGGGTCGTTGCTGGTTTAGGGGATGGGACTTTAGCTTTTTTCTCACACACTTCAG ATGGCTGGAACTTGCAGTCACATACTGTGATGGCCCTTGGAGCAAACCCTCTGCAGCCCGTCCGCTGTTGCCTTGCAAAAAGTGGCCGTTTGTGGGTGGGGTACTGGAACAAAGTCCACGTGGTTGACATGGAGAGCAGGAAGGTCGAG CAAATATTCTCTGTGTCGGAGCGCAGTGAGCAGCAGGTTCGCTTCCTGTGTGCGGCAGGAAGTGGCGTTTGGGCGTCGTGTCGTCTTGACCCAGTCATCAGGCTGTTTGACTGGTCCACTGGACGGCCGCTGCAAGAAGTCGATCTGACTTCTTTAGTCACAAAAACATTAG GCCAGCCCTTCCTGTCGCTCTCGCCTCTTCAGATCTCCTGTCTTACCATCATCTCTGGCCGTCTGTGGGTGGGAACAGGAGGTGGAGCCATTTTCTCCATCCCCCTGTCTATTA CCTCTGAGGATATTTCCATCCCGTATTGCTCTACTGCATCAACCCAGCTGTCGTATCACGGACACAGACAAGCCGTCAGATTCATCATCGCCGCACCTG GTTGTTTGATCACCTCTCCTGGAAGCAGCCAAGTCACTCCAGCCCAGCTCATCCTCAGCGGAGGAGAGGGTTACATCAACTTCCGAATCG GAGACGACGGAAGTGACGAATCGATCGAGGTGTCCCAAGCGTCGCCGCAGCGATCTGAGAGGAGTCACTTGATCATCTGGCAGACTCCCTCTGTGCCCAGCCCCGCTCTCTGA
- the si:dkey-17m8.1 gene encoding C-Jun-amino-terminal kinase-interacting protein 4 isoform X1 — protein MECSEKILCGTGELELDPNIVSEEAGKLYSELQTVVETHGEGVVESLVPTLVWVLEGLASCKFQLREKEEEAESEKAEREQLLERYQAEKALRKESQERYLELDDQIEQERRAIKGREKERERRERELERKAREQADQLVALEEQKANLSRELSTLRHTHNKLSHSHRELLEKRKDSERESLLRNHVRFRNADFRSQVSSESKFNEKNIQRPHSNSGPPRFEDLAIKEEKVNDINENCAVDAFVSDIISSTPELIQFHDHVKESTPIKTSTDAPLKELESSLEEERKKVEELKVEEKKEGEVEKKDQEEDKEVDEDDSMEWDLRNTDSVFSELSELSRDYVESVDQGANVRGGTDQFEEILAQFEDLKVAHESVEAARKALISRVVELTDDRAALTLEVATLQETVERLEGRLKERDEEIKRVRKELESCQSEDPDASLSTSMRHFSRSEMARVVMEKNQYKQRLFELQEAVRHSQTLRATKGEKFTEEKQSSVWRKFNRLFGLTKVPLVPPSASALVQQTSPAFNRPPLGTPQPPLISQTQSDFLHRSPSSTVISPRLRRKELYREIRSQIWGILGKRQIHGWSVSLASTQEASEPIPEPKDVPVLVQLRLLDQRDSTAKINCAAAVPPETSGEASCSVWVISGPASCSDITVIDPARSNTVLDQFSLPPTAPALCMCAVPPIDNSSGTVWIGTQEGSILIHSASANRRCCLQSACLSEGVHSLMYSNGRVVAGLGDGTLAFFSHTSDGWNLQSHTVMALGANPLQPVRCCLAKSGRLWVGYWNKVHVVDMESRKVEQIFSVSERSEQQVRFLCAAGSGVWASCRLDPVIRLFDWSTGRPLQEVDLTSLVTKTLGQPFLSLSPLQISCLTIISGRLWVGTGGGAIFSIPLSITSEDISIPYCSTASTQLSYHGHRQAVRFIIAAPGCLITSPGSSQVTPAQLILSGGEGYINFRIGDDGSDESIEVSQASPQRSERSHLIIWQTPSVPSPAL, from the exons ATGGAGTGCAGTGAGAAAATTCTGTGTGGCACGGGAGAGCTGGAGCTGGATCCCAATATCGTCAGTGAGGAGGCAGGAAAACTGTATTCAGAGCTGCAG ACTGTTGTTGAGACCCACGGTGAAGGAGTGGTGGAGTCCCTGGTGCCCACGTTGGTGTGGGTCCTGGAGGGCCTGGCCTCCTGCAAATTCCAGCTGAGAGAAAAAGAAGAGGAGGCTGAAAGCGAGAAAGCTGAGCGAGAACAGCTGCTGGAGAGATACCAAGCAGAGAAAGCTCTCCGGAAAGAAAGTCAAGAG CGGTATCTGGAGTTGGATGACCAAATCGAACAAGAGCGGAGAGCCATTAAGGGGAGAGAGAAGGAGCGAGAACGCAGAGAGAGAGAACTGGAGAGGAAAGCCCGAGAACAGGCTGATCagt TGGTGGCCTTGGAGGAGCAAAAAGCCAATCTGAGTAGAGAGCTGAGTACACTGAGGCACACTCACAACAAG CTGAGCCACTCACACCGGGAACTTCTAGAGAAGAGGAAGGACTCTGAACGGGAGTCTCTTTTAAG gaATCATGTGCGTTTCAGGAATGCCGACTTTCGGTCTCAAGTCTCGTCCGAATCCAAATTCAACGAAAAG AATATTCAGCGACCACATTCCAATTCCGGTCCTCCGCGTTTTGAAGATCTTGCAATCAAGGAAGAAAAAGTGAACGATATTAATGAGAACTGTGCTGTGGATGCGTTTGTCTCCGACATCATCAGCTCCACACCTGAGCTGATTCAGTTTCATGATCATGTAAAAGAGAG CACTCCTATTAAAACGAGTACTGATGCACCTCTAAAAGAGCTGGAGAGCAGCTTGGAGGAGGAACGGAAgaaggtggaggagctgaaagtgGAAGAGAAGAAGGAAGGGGAGGTGGAGAAAAAGGACCAGGAGGAGGACAAGGAGGTGGATGAAGATGACAGCATGGAGTGGGATCTCCGGAATACAGACTCGGTTTTCTCTGAGCTGTCAGAACTGAGTCGGGATTATGTGGAGAGTGTTGACCAAGGGGCCAACGTTCGAG GTGGTACCGACCAGTTTGAGGAGATTCTCGCTCAGTTTGAGGATCTGAAAGTTGCCCA TGAATCGGTTGAAGCTGCTCGTAAAGCGCTGATATCTCGAGTCGTCGAGCTGACCGACGATCGCGCTGCCCTCACCCTGGAAGTGGCGACTCTTCAGGAAACCGTGGAGAGACTAGAGGGACGGCTGAAGGAGAGAGACGAGGAGATCAAGAG AGTGCGGAAAGAACTGGAATCGTGTCAGTCTGAAGATCCTGAT gCCTCTCTGTCAACATCCATGCGTCACTTTTCCCGTTCTGAAATGGCCCGTGTGGTCATGGAGAAGAATCAGTACAAACAGCGTCTGTTTGAGCTGCAGGAGGCCGTCAGACACAGTCAGACTCTCAG AGCAACAAAAGGGGAGAAGTTTACAGAAGAAAAACAATCAAGTGTTTGGAGAAA ATTCAACCGCTTGTTTGGTCTCACCAAGGTGCCACTGGTCCCACCTTCAGCGTCCGCATTGGTGCAGCAAACCTCCCCAGCGTTTAACCGCCCTCCTCTAGGGACTCCACAGCCACCGCTCATCAGCCAAACACAGAGCGA TTTTCTTCACAGATCCCCTTCTTCAACCGTTATTTCACCACGACTCAGAAGGAAGGAGCTCTACAGAGAAATCCGCTCTCAGATCTGGGGGATTCTGGGAAAGCGTCAGATCCATGGCTGGAGTGTGTCGCTGGCGAGCACACAG GAGGCCAGTGAACCCATACCAGAACCTAAAGATGTTCCTGTGTTGGTTCAGCTCAGACTGTTGGATCAGAGAGACTCCACCGCTAAG ATCAACTGTGCTGCAGCAGTCCCTCCTGAGACGTCAGGAGAAGCCTCG TGTTCTGTATGGGTCatctctggtcccgcctcctgcagTGACATCACAGTGATCGATCCGGCTAGGTCTAACACCGTGCTGGACCAGTTCagtcttccccccacagcccccgCCCTCTGTATGTGTGCTGTTCCTCCTATAG ATAACTCCTCAGGGACGGTGTGGATCGGAACGCAGGAAGGAAG TATTCTTATACACTCGGCCTCTGCGAACAGGAGGTGCTGTCTGCAGTCAGCATGTCTCTCAGAGGGAGTTCATTCACTCAT GTATTCCAACGGTCGGGTCGTTGCTGGTTTAGGGGATGGGACTTTAGCTTTTTTCTCACACACTTCAG ATGGCTGGAACTTGCAGTCACATACTGTGATGGCCCTTGGAGCAAACCCTCTGCAGCCCGTCCGCTGTTGCCTTGCAAAAAGTGGCCGTTTGTGGGTGGGGTACTGGAACAAAGTCCACGTGGTTGACATGGAGAGCAGGAAGGTCGAG CAAATATTCTCTGTGTCGGAGCGCAGTGAGCAGCAGGTTCGCTTCCTGTGTGCGGCAGGAAGTGGCGTTTGGGCGTCGTGTCGTCTTGACCCAGTCATCAGGCTGTTTGACTGGTCCACTGGACGGCCGCTGCAAGAAGTCGATCTGACTTCTTTAGTCACAAAAACATTAG GCCAGCCCTTCCTGTCGCTCTCGCCTCTTCAGATCTCCTGTCTTACCATCATCTCTGGCCGTCTGTGGGTGGGAACAGGAGGTGGAGCCATTTTCTCCATCCCCCTGTCTATTA CCTCTGAGGATATTTCCATCCCGTATTGCTCTACTGCATCAACCCAGCTGTCGTATCACGGACACAGACAAGCCGTCAGATTCATCATCGCCGCACCTG GTTGTTTGATCACCTCTCCTGGAAGCAGCCAAGTCACTCCAGCCCAGCTCATCCTCAGCGGAGGAGAGGGTTACATCAACTTCCGAATCG GAGACGACGGAAGTGACGAATCGATCGAGGTGTCCCAAGCGTCGCCGCAGCGATCTGAGAGGAGTCACTTGATCATCTGGCAGACTCCCTCTGTGCCCAGCCCCGCTCTCTGA
- the si:dkey-17m8.1 gene encoding C-Jun-amino-terminal kinase-interacting protein 4 isoform X2, translating into MECSEKILCGTGELELDPNIVSEEAGKLYSELQTVVETHGEGVVESLVPTLVWVLEGLASCKFQLREKEEEAESEKAEREQLLERYQAEKALRKESQERYLELDDQIEQERRAIKGREKERERRERELERKAREQADQLVALEEQKANLSRELSTLRHTHNKLSHSHRELLEKRKDSERESLLRNHVRFRNADFRSQVSSESKFNEKNIQRPHSNSGPPRFEDLAIKEEKVNDINENCAVDAFVSDIISSTPELIQFHDHVKESTPIKTSTDAPLKELESSLEEERKKVEELKVEEKKEGEVEKKDQEEDKEVDEDDSMEWDLRNTDSVFSELSELSRDYVESVDQGANVRGGTDQFEEILAQFEDLKVAHESVEAARKALISRVVELTDDRAALTLEVATLQETVERLEGRLKERDEEIKRVRKELESCQSEDPDASLSTSMRHFSRSEMARVVMEKNQYKQRLFELQEAVRHSQTLRATKGEKFTEEKQSSVWRKFNRLFGLTKVPLVPPSASALVQQTSPAFNRPPLGTPQPPLISQTQSESPSSTVISPRLRRKELYREIRSQIWGILGKRQIHGWSVSLASTQEASEPIPEPKDVPVLVQLRLLDQRDSTAKINCAAAVPPETSGEASCSVWVISGPASCSDITVIDPARSNTVLDQFSLPPTAPALCMCAVPPIDNSSGTVWIGTQEGSILIHSASANRRCCLQSACLSEGVHSLMYSNGRVVAGLGDGTLAFFSHTSDGWNLQSHTVMALGANPLQPVRCCLAKSGRLWVGYWNKVHVVDMESRKVEQIFSVSERSEQQVRFLCAAGSGVWASCRLDPVIRLFDWSTGRPLQEVDLTSLVTKTLGQPFLSLSPLQISCLTIISGRLWVGTGGGAIFSIPLSITSEDISIPYCSTASTQLSYHGHRQAVRFIIAAPGCLITSPGSSQVTPAQLILSGGEGYINFRIGDDGSDESIEVSQASPQRSERSHLIIWQTPSVPSPAL; encoded by the exons ATGGAGTGCAGTGAGAAAATTCTGTGTGGCACGGGAGAGCTGGAGCTGGATCCCAATATCGTCAGTGAGGAGGCAGGAAAACTGTATTCAGAGCTGCAG ACTGTTGTTGAGACCCACGGTGAAGGAGTGGTGGAGTCCCTGGTGCCCACGTTGGTGTGGGTCCTGGAGGGCCTGGCCTCCTGCAAATTCCAGCTGAGAGAAAAAGAAGAGGAGGCTGAAAGCGAGAAAGCTGAGCGAGAACAGCTGCTGGAGAGATACCAAGCAGAGAAAGCTCTCCGGAAAGAAAGTCAAGAG CGGTATCTGGAGTTGGATGACCAAATCGAACAAGAGCGGAGAGCCATTAAGGGGAGAGAGAAGGAGCGAGAACGCAGAGAGAGAGAACTGGAGAGGAAAGCCCGAGAACAGGCTGATCagt TGGTGGCCTTGGAGGAGCAAAAAGCCAATCTGAGTAGAGAGCTGAGTACACTGAGGCACACTCACAACAAG CTGAGCCACTCACACCGGGAACTTCTAGAGAAGAGGAAGGACTCTGAACGGGAGTCTCTTTTAAG gaATCATGTGCGTTTCAGGAATGCCGACTTTCGGTCTCAAGTCTCGTCCGAATCCAAATTCAACGAAAAG AATATTCAGCGACCACATTCCAATTCCGGTCCTCCGCGTTTTGAAGATCTTGCAATCAAGGAAGAAAAAGTGAACGATATTAATGAGAACTGTGCTGTGGATGCGTTTGTCTCCGACATCATCAGCTCCACACCTGAGCTGATTCAGTTTCATGATCATGTAAAAGAGAG CACTCCTATTAAAACGAGTACTGATGCACCTCTAAAAGAGCTGGAGAGCAGCTTGGAGGAGGAACGGAAgaaggtggaggagctgaaagtgGAAGAGAAGAAGGAAGGGGAGGTGGAGAAAAAGGACCAGGAGGAGGACAAGGAGGTGGATGAAGATGACAGCATGGAGTGGGATCTCCGGAATACAGACTCGGTTTTCTCTGAGCTGTCAGAACTGAGTCGGGATTATGTGGAGAGTGTTGACCAAGGGGCCAACGTTCGAG GTGGTACCGACCAGTTTGAGGAGATTCTCGCTCAGTTTGAGGATCTGAAAGTTGCCCA TGAATCGGTTGAAGCTGCTCGTAAAGCGCTGATATCTCGAGTCGTCGAGCTGACCGACGATCGCGCTGCCCTCACCCTGGAAGTGGCGACTCTTCAGGAAACCGTGGAGAGACTAGAGGGACGGCTGAAGGAGAGAGACGAGGAGATCAAGAG AGTGCGGAAAGAACTGGAATCGTGTCAGTCTGAAGATCCTGAT gCCTCTCTGTCAACATCCATGCGTCACTTTTCCCGTTCTGAAATGGCCCGTGTGGTCATGGAGAAGAATCAGTACAAACAGCGTCTGTTTGAGCTGCAGGAGGCCGTCAGACACAGTCAGACTCTCAG AGCAACAAAAGGGGAGAAGTTTACAGAAGAAAAACAATCAAGTGTTTGGAGAAA ATTCAACCGCTTGTTTGGTCTCACCAAGGTGCCACTGGTCCCACCTTCAGCGTCCGCATTGGTGCAGCAAACCTCCCCAGCGTTTAACCGCCCTCCTCTAGGGACTCCACAGCCACCGCTCATCAGCCAAACACAGAGCGA ATCCCCTTCTTCAACCGTTATTTCACCACGACTCAGAAGGAAGGAGCTCTACAGAGAAATCCGCTCTCAGATCTGGGGGATTCTGGGAAAGCGTCAGATCCATGGCTGGAGTGTGTCGCTGGCGAGCACACAG GAGGCCAGTGAACCCATACCAGAACCTAAAGATGTTCCTGTGTTGGTTCAGCTCAGACTGTTGGATCAGAGAGACTCCACCGCTAAG ATCAACTGTGCTGCAGCAGTCCCTCCTGAGACGTCAGGAGAAGCCTCG TGTTCTGTATGGGTCatctctggtcccgcctcctgcagTGACATCACAGTGATCGATCCGGCTAGGTCTAACACCGTGCTGGACCAGTTCagtcttccccccacagcccccgCCCTCTGTATGTGTGCTGTTCCTCCTATAG ATAACTCCTCAGGGACGGTGTGGATCGGAACGCAGGAAGGAAG TATTCTTATACACTCGGCCTCTGCGAACAGGAGGTGCTGTCTGCAGTCAGCATGTCTCTCAGAGGGAGTTCATTCACTCAT GTATTCCAACGGTCGGGTCGTTGCTGGTTTAGGGGATGGGACTTTAGCTTTTTTCTCACACACTTCAG ATGGCTGGAACTTGCAGTCACATACTGTGATGGCCCTTGGAGCAAACCCTCTGCAGCCCGTCCGCTGTTGCCTTGCAAAAAGTGGCCGTTTGTGGGTGGGGTACTGGAACAAAGTCCACGTGGTTGACATGGAGAGCAGGAAGGTCGAG CAAATATTCTCTGTGTCGGAGCGCAGTGAGCAGCAGGTTCGCTTCCTGTGTGCGGCAGGAAGTGGCGTTTGGGCGTCGTGTCGTCTTGACCCAGTCATCAGGCTGTTTGACTGGTCCACTGGACGGCCGCTGCAAGAAGTCGATCTGACTTCTTTAGTCACAAAAACATTAG GCCAGCCCTTCCTGTCGCTCTCGCCTCTTCAGATCTCCTGTCTTACCATCATCTCTGGCCGTCTGTGGGTGGGAACAGGAGGTGGAGCCATTTTCTCCATCCCCCTGTCTATTA CCTCTGAGGATATTTCCATCCCGTATTGCTCTACTGCATCAACCCAGCTGTCGTATCACGGACACAGACAAGCCGTCAGATTCATCATCGCCGCACCTG GTTGTTTGATCACCTCTCCTGGAAGCAGCCAAGTCACTCCAGCCCAGCTCATCCTCAGCGGAGGAGAGGGTTACATCAACTTCCGAATCG GAGACGACGGAAGTGACGAATCGATCGAGGTGTCCCAAGCGTCGCCGCAGCGATCTGAGAGGAGTCACTTGATCATCTGGCAGACTCCCTCTGTGCCCAGCCCCGCTCTCTGA
- the LOC107379695 gene encoding transmembrane protein 238 produces MVQKYDGLSHCKLALAFAVTMDLLGAISLLLGVFAKLEIQGRDFGDLLVYSGALLVLFSLAGWVLWYSGNIEGLHLQKEFGGSVDDAVNRLARSVSRRIRIPRTRSSPT; encoded by the coding sequence ATGGTGCAGAAGTATGATGGGTTGTCCCATTGTAAGCTCGCTCTGGCGTTTGCGGTGACGATGGACCTGTTGGGTGCTATATCTCTACTGCTGGGTGTCTTCGCAAAACTGGAGATCCAGGGCAGAGACTTTGGAGATCTGCTGGTGTACTCAGGAGCTCTGTTGGTACTGTTTTCCCTGGCTGGCTGGGTCCTCTGGTACAGCGGCAACATCGAAGGTCTGCACTTGCAGAAGGAGTTTGGTGGGTCTGTGGATGATGCTGTGAACCGACTGGCCCGCTCCGTGAGCCGCAGGATACGGATCCCCAGGACGCGCAGCAGCCCTACATAA